A stretch of the Theileria equi strain WA chromosome 1, complete sequence genome encodes the following:
- a CDS encoding hypothetical protein (encoded by transcript BEWA_027830A), which translates to MPDDSSAGPTDERREDPIDLNGIPDEDAKLIKHLTWLYGGYQMRQRNKNVKYTIDEEPEGNNEDDYVIPKDSSPVPADSPDKKTKNANPLPRGRPKKIRSDGDTCKRFKHTDGSMTLDGTTETLDTTTSDCSDCTFLTGTASDGEDKFAAKKNEKTIVDFRRIRYNKQDLVTHEHRRPTWPSNMQLADKISAFIHKNVADKTDFREGQEPTTLSICNQFALQNHEAMVADSDRVHYYRAAIFWTGHGSRDGTEQDSTYCKNKKVLEIGTGPMCVLAMNARNAGAKFIDAIEVSSHAARLAGKLMAAYGCDDVINVFNSHSKQFVFDQKRYFSESLSEDNEIMLPPDPPYDMIISEILGDFASQEGVADVFLDLQRRILFENKRFIGKTKSIPYAAYTMFVPSIFPDSSNILNKASSHAEMTIFSPTFRMLQSVGMRVDNLPLCDEWQPIEKLYLEEWMQPQMCQHYENLFEISYYGEFCGFLVGIDVEIRPGEHFGTRYGQCESWYTNIVLLDKEYTVYPGDFVLVRTISNLTNYVSVHCDGAKIPVSRPSYSFRAFILSDVTEEQEFQDVIEKFSNLTNDSQESKLYEYKGQACNKLECAELEKIVYTPKVKDSVPLDILNTGADSHVSTTCNIPDDWLESYEFVKTGSKIYKIVERPPPVLVDYDEQTCAIYNEPRTTRRKLPTDPPKRYQRLKGKTTS; encoded by the coding sequence ATGCCAGACGATAGCTCAGCAGGACCAACCGATGAGAGGCGAGAAGATCCGATTGATCTCAACGGAATTCCAGATGAAGACGCCAAACTCATCAAACACCTCACGTGGCTCTATGGAGGCTACCAAATGCGACAGAGGAATAAGAATGTCAAGTATACCATCGATGAAGAACCGGAGggaaataatgaagatgacTATGTCATCCCCAAAGATTCCAGTCCTGTCCCCGCAGATTCTCCAGACAAAAAGACCAAGAACGCGAACCCGTTACCCAGAGGAAGACCAAAAAAGATACGTTCAGATGGTGATACATGCAAACGTTTTAAGCATACAGATGGCTCTATGACATTGGATGGGACGACTGAGACTCTGGATACAACGACATCAGACTGTTCAGACTGTACCTTTTTGACTGGGACTGCAAGTGATGGTGAAGACAAGTTTGCCGCaaaaaagaatgaaaagaCTATAGTGGATTTTAGGAGAATTCGATATAATAAACAAGACTTGGTTACACATGAGCACAGAAGGCCAACTTGGCCCTCAAATATGCAACTGGCTGATAAGATTAGTGCCTTTATCCACAAAAATGTAGCCGATAAAACTGATTTTAGAGAGGGACAGGAACCTACTACGCTCAGTATTTGCAATCAGTTTGCTCTGCAAAACCATGAGGCCATGGTTGCTGATAGCGATCGTGTGCATTACTACAGAGCGGCTATATTTTGGACAGGACATGGCTCAAGGGACGGTACTGAGCAAGATTCAACatattgtaaaaataaGAAAGTTCTAGAGATTGGAACTGGACCAATGTGTGTGCTAGCCATGAATGCGCGAAATGCAGGGGCAAAGTTTATAGATGCAATAGAGGTCTCCTCTCATGCAGCTAGACTTGCTGGGAAATTAATGGCAGCATACGGTTGCGATGATGTCATAAATGTTTTTAATAGTCATTCAAAACAATTTGTATTTGATCAAAAGAGATATTTTTCAGAATCGCTCTCTGAGGATAATGAAATCATGTTGCCTCCAGACCCTCCTTATGATATGATTATAAGTGAAATTCTTGGTGATTTTGCTTCACAAGAAGGAGTTGCTGATGTTTTTTTGGATTTACAACGTAGAATTTTgtttgaaaataaaagatTTATAGGCAAAACAAAGAGCATTCCATATGCAGCATATACCATGTTTGTGCCGTCCATTTTTCCAGATTCTAgtaatattttaaataagGCATCTTCACATGCTGAAATGACAATTTTTAGTCCCACGTTTAGAATGCTGCAAAGTGTGGGAATGAGGGTTGACAATCTACCTCTGTGTGATGAATGGCAACCAATTGAAAAGTTAtatttggaagaatggatgCAACCACAAATGTGTCAGCATTATGAAAATCTGTTTGAAATCTCATATTATGGAGaattttgtggatttttGGTTGGTATAGATGTTGAAATTCGACCGGGAGAACATTTTGGTACAAGATATGGCCAGTGTGAAAGTTGGTATACTAATATAGTCTTGTTGGATAAGGAATATACTGTATATCCAGGGGATTTTGTTCTCGTCAGAACAATTTCAAATCTCACTAATTATGTGTCGGTGCATTGTGACGGTGCCAAGATTCCAGTCTCTAGGCCAAGTTATTCCTTTCGtgcattcatcctctcAGATGTCACAGAGGAACAAGAGTTTCAAGACGTCATTGAAAAGTTTAGCAATCTGACGAACGACTCACAAGAATCAAAACTATACGAGTACAAGGGTCAAGCATGTAATAAGCTAGAGTGTGCCGAGTTGGAAAAGATTGTCTATACCCCTAAAGTCAAAGACTCTGTACCATtagacattttaaatactgGTGCAGATTCACATGTATCAACAACATGCAACATACCAGACGATTGGTTAGAATCGTATGAATTTGTCAAGACTGGCTCCAAGATTTACAAAATTGTGGAAAGACCTCCACCAGTCCTAGTGGATTATGATGAACAAACATGCGCAATTTATAATGAACCAAGAACTACAAGAAGAAAACTACCAACAGATCCTCCAAAACGCTATCAACGTCTCAAGGGAAAAACCACTAGTTAA